The DNA sequence TAATGGCACAAGATGTGGCaacagaagaacaacaacaagaaccCCCAGTGGAAGCAACCACTAATTTTGTTTCAGATGAGTCCGCTTCGATTGAAAATAGCAACAAATCGAAtgtgaagagtgtttattggcAATACTTTAGTCGATTTCAAGAGGAAAAGACTGGAAGGCAAAATGCAACCATTGCAAATCTGTTCTTGGAGCCAATCCAAGAAATGGAACTATAAATTTGAAGAATCATGTGCTCCACTATTGTAAAAGGATCAAATTAGCAAATTCTAGGCAATCAACAATTGTGGATTCATTGTCTAAACATGCAAGGAGTGCTGCGGATGCCTTTGCATTTGATCTATCTTATACAAGAAGGTGTATTGTCAAGGCCATATGTATGCATGAGTACTCTTTATCTTTTGTGGAACATGTTGGAATGAAGGAAGTATATGCATCAATGCAACTAACTTTTAAGGTGCCTAGTCGAAACACAATCAAGAAGGACATTTTTGAAATGTATGAGTTGGAGAAGCTTAACATGACTAAGCTAATGGATGGAAATGATAGTCGAGTAGCAATTACAACCGACATGTGGACTTCCAACCAAGAAAAATGATACATAATTGTCACGGCACACTACATTTATAGTTCATGGATTTTGTAAATGCACGTATTAAGGTAAACTTCTAAATTATACTTCTAGTAATTGATatgacttttaatattttttacttgaAATTAATTTGTCTTTTAGATAataattgaaatatatttttgaacGATTTTCAGTTTTACTTATGTTCCCGCTCCTCATACGAGTGAAGTGCTCTCGAATGCATTAATGAAAGTTTTGTTAGAGTGGAACATAGATAGAAAATTGTCAACTATTACATTGGATAATTGCTCTACTAATGATGCTATGGTTGATGAGTTGTTGGGGCACTTACATTCAAAATATTTGTTGTTGGGGGGTTCCATGTTGCATATGCGTTATTTGTGCTCATATCTTGAACCTAATTGTGAAAGATGGCCTAAATTTGGTTAAGGAAAGTGTGAAAAAATTTGTGACAGTGTGGTGTATTGGACTTCAACCCCTAAAAGACATGAAACCTTTGTGAGTTGGTGTAGTAAGTCAAATgttcaatttataaaaaaaattagctctTGGTTGTCCAACTAGATGGAACTCCACTTATGTGATGTTAGAGACTGCATGGTTGTATCGAAATGTGTTTCCTCGATTAAGACAAAAGGATCCTAATTACAAAAGTTTGCCAAGCAATGAGGAGTGGGACCTTGTTAAAGAAATTTGTGGTAAATTAAAGTTGTTTTATGATGTGACACAATTATTTTCTGGTACTCAAGTTCCAACAGCCAACATTTATTTTAACAAAGTATGTGATATAAATGTTGCCTTGAAAAAATGGTCTGCTTCTCCAAATTTACTGATTAGTAATATGGCATGTAGTATGAAGATAAAATTTGATAAGTATTGGGAAGAAATTCATGACATGATGGGTGTTGCTGTCATTCTAGATCCTAGGTATAAGCTTGCTAGGTTTGAGTATAAATTCTCAATGTTATGTCAAAATCAAGATGAGTGCTCAAGTAAGATTGAGAGGATCAAACAGATATGCTATGACTTGCTTTATGAGTACCAACAGAATCCGTCTAATTCAAGTAATGCATTTGAGGATTCTACACAAGAGCTACAGATGAATGCAGAGCAAGATGATGATGCTGCTTACCAGTTGTATATtagacaaaagaagaagaaaaatggttcATTTGTGAAGACTGAATTTGATCATTACATAGAGGAAGATGTTCATCATTTGAGTGCCGACTTTGATATTTTTGCTTAATGGAAGTGAATGGGGTTAGATTTCCAACACTTCAAAGAATTGCGAGAGATATATTTGCTATCCCTGTGTCTACTGTTGTTTCTGAGTCTTCTTTTAGCACAAGTAGTCGAGTAATTGCTCCTCATTGTGGCAGTTTTCATGAAGATATTGTGGAAGCTCTTATGTGTAATCAAAACTGGTTGTGGGCAGCATATCGTCAAAGAggttatttatgatttaacttttctatttgtttatggtaatgttaaatttatatatagattgattaataaataaatttattatctttgatTTTTAGGTGGAAAACCTGATTATCAAATTGCAAATGATGATGATGCGGTATATGAAGTCATAAACTAGTGATGGTGTTGTTGCAACAAATGGAATGCTCATGGAGacatgaaattaaataattttatttatgtttatgttatttacttAGACAAAGACTTTTATGtgtaatttaatatttgatgGTTATGTTGTGTATGAGATACTTGTATTATTTGTGGGATAATTTGTGTTGTTTGAATACTTGTATTATTTGAATGCTCATGGGATAACTTGTGTTATTTGATGGTTATGTTGTGTATGAGATACTTGTGTTATTTATGAGATATTTGTGTTATTATAATGTTTCTTTTTGTCAACCCGCGGGTAGAATTGGATACCGCGGATTGAGTACGGATAGGATTATGGTTGGATATTTCTCAACCTGCGAGTAGAATATGGTAGAGTAGGATTAATTGTTGGTTAAAAACTCAACCCGCAAGTAGGGTTAGGATTGGGTTCAAATCATACCTTACCCAACTCATTGCCACCCCTATTCTCAGCCACCTGCAGTCCTGCGCCATTGGTAAACTTCTAATCAAAATACGTATATgaatagatttttaaatttgtagAGAATTAATTTAACCTATTAAATTTGgagatattgtaaaagtgaaaataaaaaaaaaaagtaaaaagcgTGGTTTAATAAAACttgattttttaagaaaatagtttactaaaattaattttttaaacataactTTTCAAATATTATAACGATTATATATGTTggtaaaacaaaacaaaaagtaaCTTTTATTTCGAtaagtattttattaaaattaattttttaaacataactTTTCAAATATTATAACGATTATGTTggtaaaacaaaacaaaaagaaactttTATTTCGATAAGTATAATTTACAAaagttttatttaataaaattgtttttaatttataaaataactctaatatatataaatatttatcaatatataaatttgaattaaactcTTTAaccttaaaaaaaatacaaattaatttaaaaaacaattttataaatttttacaaaattcttaaCAGAATGAGACATACGTATAGCTCTCCTTTGTCCTTTATGTCTGACTAATTTAATTTTATGCCTGTAATAATTGCTGACCTTATTATCATAATTAGCTATTTAGCCATATTTTTCACTATGGTTAACAGCTTAATACATAAGGCTAACTATATTTACACAAATTATTAAAACCTTTTTTAAAATTACTaataatacaaatatttttaaaatttgattgaacTCTAACTTAAAAGCAATATATTATGGTATATTATACTttctaataaaacaaaaaattactcttttataataaaaaatcacaaaaaaatattatatacaatatatatactctctataaatttaataaaattcatCACTTTTCACTTAATCTTATTCTGTACCCAAAAAATTTCTCTAATCTAATTACTTTAGAAAGTACAATGACATGATGTTGAGTTGAGCAGTGACCGGTTGGGGTGACAAGTCTAGCACTTTTTCACGTACGAGTCAACTACTGAATAGAATGACCCATGAACCGACCAACCCCCTTTCTTATTTCTTACTTCTATTTCTTCATTTTTTGTTCTCTTAAATTCTCACGTTTAAGAAGGACCTGTGGTGgaagaaaaaagtaaaagtaagggAAAGTCGCAGAGAAAAAAGCGCTTTGCTTTATTCAGGGCTTAAGCAGTGGCCGGTGGAGAATCCAACCTCATAAATGGACCCATTAACCACACCACTTCGGCCCATTTTCTTTTTCCATCCCAAATTGATTATCATTCAATGGAATTCATGAACCCTTTTCGGTCGAAGTATATATTCAAATTAGTCtcaaataaattttatatcaaatattctaattttaaatttttttttattattttaaaagtatcTGAAAACTACACTTATCAGATATATTGATTTCTctattatttcaaataaaattttgaatatgtattttttaaataaataaatttacaataaattatagataaaaatttatatataattattttcatataaaattaataattaaaaatcgttataatttttacttaaattttattattagacaataaaatctttgataaatttaTAAGACAAATGAATCCTTATTTCAGTCGCACTAGTGtcggaaaatttaaaaataataaaaatttattgaaaattaaaatatttaatttaatttaagaaaaaaactaatttggatgtttattaaaatttcaacTTCTTCAAACCAACCAAAACCGCCCAAGTGGAACTtccattgccttggaaggagtttgaaagtagtattcagcgggactgcctttcttaagcagtttcttgtttttttttttttcttaattttttatttattttttttttaagtcgcaaaaaaaaaaaccaaccaAAACCGAATACTATTCTTGGTTGTAGGATCCATCGTCACACAAAATTCACAATGACAGAAAAGACAATGGGtgcatgtccaaaaaaaaaaaaaaaggaggatgaCAGTGTGTGAGAGAAAGAAAGACTAACCTTTATCGCCCACACACAAGAAGAGGCATCAAAACCCCGTGTTTGCCAGCTGTcgcttttttttaaattttaaaaatatcaaaaccaGCGAAGAAATTCCAAATTTTAAAATGTCCAGGTAACCGACAATggtgcagaaaataaaatagtaattaatcacacaataaatacaaaaaataaaacgaTCCGACGGTTCATATCGCGTTTCAGAAACGGCCCCACCCACGCTTCCCAAAACGCAATTATCGGACGCAGCAGACTCAAAAACCACCCCTCTCACTTTCGCCTTCTCCGCGTTCTACCATCTCATCGCTCTCTATTTcattttctctctctagaaaccagatctcttctctctccctctctctctctctttctctctttctcgcTCTTACGCTCACTCTCTAGGTTCGGAGAAATGGCGGCAGCACCATCGCCACGGGAGGAGAACGTATACATGGCGAAACTGGCGGAGCAGGCAGAGCGTTACGAGGAGATGGTTGAGTTCATGGAAAAGGTGTCAGCCGCCGCCGATAACGAGGAGCTGACGGTGGAGGAGAGGAACTTGCTCTCGGTGGCGTACAAGAACGTGATCGGAGCTAGGCGCGCGTCGTGGAGGATTATCTCTTCCATCGAGCAGAAGGAGGAGAGTCGCGGCAACGAGGACCACGTTGCGGTGATCCGTGACTACAGATCCAAGATCGAGTCGGAGCTCTCCAACATCTGCGACGGGATCTTGAAGCTCCTCGACACCCGCCTCATCCCCTCCGCCTCCTCCGGCGATTCCAAGGTCTTCTACCTTAAGATGAAGGGAGACTACCACCGGTATCTCGCCGAGTTTAAGACCGGCGCAGAGCGCAAGGAGGCCGCCGAGAGCACCCTCGCGGCTTACAAATCTGCTCAGGTATATCAGTTTTCTTGTTTCTGGTAGATCTCTGTTATATTTCGGTTCAGATCTGTTAGATTTTGTTAGCCAGATTTCAGATCTTAACCTTCTATTTTGTTGTGATTCTTCAAATCTGCACTCTTTCTCTTGGTTATTCTTGATACTCTGCGGTTACGCAtgtttgattttaaatattttaaatattttcgtCATCAGACATGGTTGCTAAAAATTTCCATGATTATTTGTGAAATATCTGTGTGATTATCCTTGTAAACAATTTTGAATTAGGAAATTTTGATGTGgcttttttctgttttattttattttgttgttactTTGATGCATGTAATAAGTTTTACATGTGATTAGGTCTAATACTGTGTGCTTCTTTGTGTTGTTAAGGACATTGCTAACGCGGAGCTGCCACCAACTCACCCAATCAGGCTGGGTCTTGCTCTAAACTTCTCTGTGTTCTACTACGAAATCCTCAACTCTCCGGATCGTGCTTGCAACCTTGCAAAACAGGTTAGATTTTGCTAGATCCTTGTTATTTTACTGTTTACTTCTATCAGATGTTTCGATGGATTGCGATGGAAAGGGAAAAACTGTGGACTGGGCCCTTTTGCAGTGCCATCATCAACGGTTACTGTTTAGTGTTTTTTGAATAACTCAAATCAACCTGTCTATTTACCACTATGGCAAAATATTTATTGAGTTATTGCTAGGCAATAAATGTTTTGAAGTTCATTAAAAATAAagctaataaataataaaatatttgacaAGTCATATCCTCGTAATAGATGAGCGATCCCCTTCAAGCGTTAGAGAATAACTTCATGATTCGTCCTGATCTTGTAGTATATTGTTTATATACTCATGAACATGATGATGAATATTTTCACTTCTATATTCAATAGGCTTTTGATGAAGCCATTGCTGAATTGGACACACTTGGAGAGGAGTCTTACAAGGATAGCACTTTGATCATGCAACTCCTCCGTGATAACCTCACCCTGTGGACCTCTGACATGCAGGTATTGATTCGAACCCCCATATTATGTTTGTCTGTCACATCATTTCATGAGCTATGTATTGAACTTCTATTTGTTCTTTGTTATGGTTTCAGGATGATGGAGCAGATGAAATAAAAGAAGCTCCTAAACCAGATGAACAGCAGTAAACAAATTTTTACTGCTAATTAGAATTGAACTTCTCCTCTATATGTTTTTCAAAGGAGAAGCTGCTTGTTTGATCTCGTTTGGGTACTGAGATTTTAGGCATTCATGTCTGTTATGAATTATGGATGTATTGGGCTGTTTTTAGTTTGTCCTTCCTTTTTAAGTGTTTCTAAATTGCTTATTTTCTTGAGGACACCCAAGTTTTTATTACATGGAATGGAATTTTAAGATTCACTTCACCTCTAGAGAATTTGCCGCTGCTGACTTTTTCTTAGTCATTGTTCTCTTCGCCTATGTTCATATCCGAAACTACATACTCTGAATTAATTACTTAGCCGGTTAGCCCGAAGTCGCCGTCCAGACGAATAATTAACCCGAGATTACTGATTGTTTTTTACGTACGTACCGCATTCCTGTATTTTCTGTTGATTTGTGCCATTTCTtgatattcataatcataaaatGCTCTGCGCTAAGGACAAACAATGAAACAAGCATAGGACGGCTTTGCTTGTTAGTGAGAAAGCTGAGACACATGTGGGACTGAATTCGTTGTCCTGATTGCAACAAACTGTTTCCTCTGCACCAAGTACGGCTTTGATAGCTCTATCCCTAATGTCACCGTCCTATTTTAActtaaatcatataaataaaatgttaAGAGGGACCTAAATAATGCGAGATAAACAAAAGAACCTGAAGCATGAACTTCAACAATCAATATAGATGTTAAGTCAAGCCTATTAAAAGTGAGAAACACCATCGGTCCATAGCAACACCATGAAACCACGCTGTCCCGGGAAGTATAATGGTAGTATAAACATGATTGGCGTGGAAGGATTTTGTGGAAGCCTGGATGGAAATGTGAAAAGGTGTTCGTAATTGGATCTATTTGGAACATATATGATGGTTATTGTTGGAGTTGTACCGAGGCCTATGACGCCTAAACTTATTATGGGAGTACTGAAGAAAAGTTACCTATTCAACTGTCATACTCACACAGTCCTCACATAGTCACATGTCTTTTCCAGTTGTCAAAATCGTCTTGATGCAATTTATTCACACGCTCCAGCCCAGTTTTATATTCATATTTTccagtaaaaaaataattaaataaattattttttattaataaaataaaaatttgctaAAAAAAGGCTTTTGCTAAGAATATTGCAAGTaaacaattttaataaaaagtgTAAATCAAACTTTTAaagtttttatatattaaatacattgaaattttcatttttttttttactcttttatccTATAACTTCTTAACATATTTTagataaattcataaaaataacacGATCTAATGACTAAAATAAATAGATACTAAGAACTTTCATAGTACTTGTATAATTTacacaccaattttttttattaattaaaatcctatttaacataaaaattattgCATGCAAAAGAGCTTAGATTCAAATGGATAATACAAAACGTATACATAGCTTtatttttccttcattctttaaaATAGTTGGATGGTAATATTACAACTTTCTTTTCTATAATGGTCCCATGAACGTATAATGTAGGTAAATGAGTCAACGCTgattaggggtggcaatggggcGTTTGCCCTATCCGACTCCGTTTCGTCTTACaataatttgcatttaatttgttcgCTTTTATTTGCGGATAATAAAAAGTTAAATCCTAGTTCATCTCATCTCTACTCgttcttataattattaaaatttaacaaataaaattaaattttaaaatgtataTAACTATCattatatacataacataaattaaagtaaaaatttaaatataatacaatattattaatcattttactaattatatatataaggaCAGGTTTAACTTAAATGCGATCCCGTCCCGTTCAAAAACCCactttgttaaaaatttattctGGTGCAGAAGCGAATAATTATCCACCCCAAACGAAAAGGGGCAGAATGGATACCTACAAATTCAGATAATGTTACCATTCTTGGTTATGGGAAAAAAAATTAggagctactcaaatgaagatgcaaaaaacatctttttatgaagatgctttgtataaaagtgtgatttattaatttggccacacttcaaataaaaacaacacttttataacatatcaaaatctaaccctacaatctatcatctaagggtcaaaaagaaaaatcatcacatgaagacaattataatatcttcatgggagtacccaCCAAAAAAATTTTGTGCCAAAATAGCTGGGAGTGGAGCTATTTGTGGTTTGATAGGTGCTGgatgttaattatatttaaaatttttattttttctttccacCAAACATTAAATTacccttagttttttttttttttttttttttttttgtctttttgctGATCTATATAAAGTATTGGAAGCAATTTCCTTAATTTAAGACTGCTTTTAATATGTCAATAAAACATACAAGTATATCATAGTTATGCATTACTCCCATTGTCacccaatattaaaaaaataaaccttAATATCAAGTATATGCATTATGGTGTATTATTGATTCACTTGtcatgtaattattattattattattattactattttagtttttagatattACGTATACTTAtgtatatacaattttttttatcataataagAATTTTGGTACTATTACAAAATTCTAACCGTTGTTTTAAGTAAATAGGAGTTTTATGTCACGATAATTTTTATAATGTTATATTTAATAGTATTTGTATAGTATTTTAGAGTGTTTGAAATTATTTTAgataattctaaaatattttaaaatatttttgaaagttctgaaaaataataaaaaattctagaaaattttAAAAGGTTATAGAACATTTTAAAAAAGTGTGCGTATATGTAGAAGTATGAAAAGTGATATAgaataatctaaaaaaatttagaaatatgtgaTAGATTAGATATTTGATAAAGATTCTGGACACTCGATCTAGAccattaattagatttaattataaCTATCTAttaaggaggtggatggctataaatatgAGTGAAAATTTTGGTATTGGGTGTGtgagttattttaaaaaaaaaaaaattgtgtagtGAAATATTCTTGCTACCAAAACTTCTTTTCTCttgtattcatatttttttttgctaAACATTGATGGTTAAACTTACTTGATCTTAGCTTAAGAGGTTAATTAAGTCCAAGTGCCAGTACAGTAGTGTTGGAATGTCTCCAAGGCCGTGACAACTTGACATCAGAACAAGGTTCGAGAGAAAACACAAGTGATTCGTGGTTAGGTTTCTAGTATGACAATTGAGCATGTTGAGACTCAAAGGAGAATAGATGCTGTTTCTTctcaatgaaaaagaaaaaagatatattCTTCAAGTGAACCTAAAGGTAAGGATTCTAATTTCTTCGAagagggattttttttttttgttggagaAGGTTCTATATCCTCTATAGATGTGTACCTTCAAATGATAGAACATATCAAGGAGACCATCAAAACTCATGTATTGAAAGAATTAGAAGCTTTGAAAGCATACTCCAAATATTCGTCGTCTCTCTTATAATGGTCGGTCGAGATTTTGCCTCCTTGAATAGTTTTAAGGAATTTTTAAGTTTCTCTTCTATTTAGAGCATGCTTTCCTTAAAAGCATTTAGTTCTTCTAACACGAGTCTTAAGGATCTCCTTGTAATGTTCTATCCTTTGAAAACGCAtatccatagaggatagaacatttTCCAACAAAAAAACACTCTCTACAAAAAAATTAAAGTCCTTACCTTTAGACTTATTTAAAGAATACGTGTTCTTCATTTTTCATTGAAAATGAATAATATCACTTTTCCTTTATGCTCCATAGTTATACTAGAAGTCATACCCACAAATCAATTGAGTTCTCTCTTGAACCATGCTCTGATGTCAAAGTGTCACCACTTTGAACACATTTCAATGCTACCGTGCTGACATTTGAACTTATTTAACCTTTAAATTAAAACCAAGTTAGTCTAATCAtcaatatttaacaaaaaaattatgaatacagctgaacacaaaaaaaaagagattttggTGAAAAGAATATTTCACTACACAAGTATTTATTATAAATAACTCATACAACTAATGCCAAAACTCTCACTTCTATTTATAACCAACCACCTCCTTAATTGACAATTATGGTTGAATCTAATCAAACAGTCTAAATCAAATGTATAAAATCTTCATTACAAATATCTAATCTATCGCATTTGTCTAAACTCTTCTAAATTATTCTATATCACtctt is a window from the Arachis hypogaea cultivar Tifrunner chromosome 17, arahy.Tifrunner.gnm2.J5K5, whole genome shotgun sequence genome containing:
- the LOC112767398 gene encoding 14-3-3-like protein — translated: MAAAPSPREENVYMAKLAEQAERYEEMVEFMEKVSAAADNEELTVEERNLLSVAYKNVIGARRASWRIISSIEQKEESRGNEDHVAVIRDYRSKIESELSNICDGILKLLDTRLIPSASSGDSKVFYLKMKGDYHRYLAEFKTGAERKEAAESTLAAYKSAQDIANAELPPTHPIRLGLALNFSVFYYEILNSPDRACNLAKQAFDEAIAELDTLGEESYKDSTLIMQLLRDNLTLWTSDMQDDGADEIKEAPKPDEQQ